In a genomic window of Cyprinus carpio isolate SPL01 unplaced genomic scaffold, ASM1834038v1 S000006635, whole genome shotgun sequence:
- the LOC109109117 gene encoding H-2 class II histocompatibility antigen, E-S beta chain-like, producing MSLLKLFSFLLIFTVSLFTLAESANEYFTTRWSRCIYSSPDLTDMVFIDSYYFNKYLFTQFNSTLGKNVGFSEYGMRNAEYWNNDTSFLQGQRGDVDAFCKHNAQIWDSAVRSKAVKPKVKLSSVMRAGGRHPAVLMCSAYEFYPQHIKVSWLRDGKVVTSDVTSTMEMADGDWYYQIHSELEYTPKSGEKISCMVEHASFSKPMIYDWDPSLPESERNKIAIGASGLVLGIVLAAAGLIYYKKKSAGRILVPN from the exons ATGTCACTGCTAAAGCTCTTCAGTTTTCTTCTCATATTCACAGTGTCTTTATTCACGCTAGCAGAAAGTG ctaatGAATATTTCACAACCCGTTGGTCAAGATGCATCTACAGCTCCCCTGATCTCACAGACATGGTGTTTATTGACAgctattatttcaataaatatctgTTTACACAGTTCAACAGCACTCTGGGGAAGAATGTTGGGTTTAGTGAGTATGGAATGAGAAATGCAGAGTACTGGAACAATGACACAAGCTTTCTGCAAGGACAGAGAGGTGATGTAGATGCATTCTGCAAACATAATGCTCAAATCTGGGACTCAGCTGTTCGTAGTAAAGCAG TGAAACCAAAGGTTAAGCTCAGTTCAGTGATGCGGGCTGGTGGCAGACATCCAGCTGTGTTGATGTGCAGCGCATATGAATTTTATCCTCAACACATCAAAGTGTCCTGGCTGAGAGATGGTAAAGTGGTGACCTCAGACGTGACCTCCACTATGGAGATGGCTGATGGGGACTGGTACTACCAGATTCACTCTGAGCTGGAGTACACCCCCAAATCTGGAGAGAAGATCTCCTGTATGGTGGAGCATGCCAGCTTCAGTAAACCCATGATCTATGACTGGG ATCCCTCTCTTCCTGAGTCTGAGAGGAATAAAATCGCTATCGGGGCCTCTGGACTGGTGCTAGGAATCGTATTAGCAGCTGCTGGACTCATTTACTACAAGAAGAAATCAGCAG GGAGGATCCTGGTACCTAATTAA